The window ACTGTGACTCTTCGATCTTCACATTGATATGGCATCGATTTAAATTTCAAACCACACTTTTTGATTACTGTTCATATGAttgattttatttctatttttataataaagtcTAATAGCGAATGACGATTATCTGTAAAATAAAGATGAGAACGTGGACGGCTCCTTCATGCATGTGGTTAAGCGGATTAATTAATACCTATTTGTATTTAAATGGAATTGCATATGGTGTGATTTTTTCTATTAGTAATTATTATGGGTAATATATTCTGCTTAATCTAAGTGAACTAGACACGTGTACGTGTGTTTTAATAAGCATGTGATAGGTATGTTCTTTTTATGGgaaatattaggttttttttttaagtctacggtctacataaaagaaaatacGGTGAGAGAACCGACTTGCACATTAGTTCACATGAATTTTGCTTGGTCCAAAACATGAATTATGTGGACCAGCCAGCGGAATGTGAACAGTATAGCTACATCTTACATATCAAGAATTAATTTGCAGTccctgaattattttttaaaaattaattagatccttaaattatttttttaattcgatttctattatatatatatatatatatggttccGGCCGTTAGAATGAAAACAGTATCCCTTAAACGTATTACCTCTTATGGAgaatatatgttaaatttaaataaattcttttaaatcacttataatattttcattaaatacaTTCATTTGCACATGGTAATGGTTGTTGTAAGACCTAACTAATAGAAGgttaaaaatgactatttattgaattcaatttagtttttaccAAGACTAATTATTGATTTAGAGGTTGTAGCATTACACacaaatttatacaaaagacaGCTCGAAatggatgatttttttattttttttatggttgaaTTGGATGATGTATCTTTTACAACAATGTTGTATGTAGCTGTATCTATAGAACAACTTGATCTTCCACTACATTAGAGCTATAAAATGTTAGACATTAGTTTGAAAATTAGTTGTCCTCATTGAAAATATAAGTTTCACTGTACTTGtaaaattatctcttttttcaatagatttatattttgaattatgtaCATTTTTCTACAATTTTCTCTTCTCTGTTGAACCTTTACTCACATGGTATTTACCAAGGATCATATGCTGCTGCATCTTTCTTTCGATTTTGTTCTATTTACTTTGTCTCAATTTGTATCATTTTCAATTTCTCTATTACAAAATATTGTCATCTTGTATATGATCTTTCTCCCTTCGTATCATCAAAGAAATTGAAATCATAGCGtttcaagtttttattttattttggtttcttCTACCACTATCAGATCcatcatttatttgttttttcaagtttttttgttCTGATCTTTCAAGAATCCTCAGATCTTTTCCGTATGTGCAGAGATCTTCGGTTTCGATCTCATTTTTTCCACTTTTCCCCCTATCTCTATCTTTCTTTCACTTCAAAATCCAAATCCATCTCTGCTTCTTCGTGTTTCTTCAAATTCACGAAagacttactttttttttagttttgtcaACACTTAAGCAAATTTATTCTGCTCCTAGTCTTGTTGCGACTCTTATTCTTTGCCACAGATGTCACCTTCACTAATAATGTAATGTAATTGTTATCATAATTACATAAAATCAAAGTGTTGTGTTgtgaaaattaatcaaatttattatcACATTCAATAACTAAACAttggttttaacttttaaatcatAAGAACCAAATATTGACAGCTAAAAAAAGAACATCAGCGTTATAAAAAGGCATAGCAAGGATTCTAAAGGTTGTAAAAAAAAGCAAGGATATTTCTGAAGGTTAAATATTTGGCAACACTATAAGCTATGTATTgaattaaatgaagaaaataaaagggaGAGAAAGGCCACGGGAGAGGTGATGGTGAAAAATTACACGGAAAAAAGTGACCTGTTCAGGTTCTTTTTCATCTTAGCTTCAGTTCACAAAATATCAATttgattacaaaatatatttatgcatTAATACAAAACAGAATGTTTGAATTTcatgtttaaatatatattatgacaACAGAGGTTTTAAGGAGTCTAAGCCCACCATGGAGCATCACCTGTTCTGAAATCTGTTTCAACCCAAGGAACAAACACGACCTTCCCATCATCTATATCACAATGTGCTAATGCCAGAGACTGtccaacaagaacaacaaaagtATACATCACCGTTCTAGTAATAGATAAGTGTAACAAAGACTGAAAATTGAAAAGTAAAATTGGGGTTGTAAAGAAACTAATCATTACGAATTCAGGATACTTCTAAAAGTGAAAATACCACAATTTCTcaaaaagatatggttttcaaattgaataattaaaaaccCTCCTACTAATCATTCTAAGGTAAAACACCAGTCAGATCCGCCAAAGTATATGGTACTGTCACATTAGTCCCTGAAAGTACGAAAATTCAAAAGAAGTCCCTGAAAATGCAATCCGTCAATCACTTgggtccaaaatttaaaatgtggtATGACTTAAGTGATAATATTGACATATGCTTAGACAAAAGTAACAATAAGTAGTTAAGTTTAGGGACTTATTTGACATCTAGGGACttattttgaatttgcttagttTCAGAGACTAATGTGTGATATTTCTTTACACATTTAGGGACCAAAAATAGAGTTTTACCCAATCACTCTACTTTCTTGTATGATAAGTATTCAatgcattttatattttcaagacaTTAAATgcttaactttttcatttgatattttcttttataaggtAGTAGGACTCTTTCCAATTTACTTACCAATGGAGCAGGTCCTCTCACAACTCTTCCTTGGTCATTGTACTGAGATCCATGGCAAGGGCAGATGAACTTGTTCTCCGCTTGATTCCATGGCACGACACATCCAAGATGAGTGCACACGGCATTAATTGCAAATGTTGCAAGGGTTCTGTCTTTCTCCACAACAAGATAGGTAGGATCTCCCTGTAAATAAAGGAGGTGGATTCAAATTGTAGAATTATGAAAATAGTTACTATGGTTGGAAGGTGAGAAGGAAATCATTTCCAATTCTACAAAGCCAAACCTTTGGTTTTTGTAACCAGAACTACAGTTTAAATTTCTCTAACACTGCCACTGGATAAAATTGGCATAATGTAGCAAGACAAATTTGTTGAGGAAAGAGAAGAGGTCTAATAATTGAAGGAAAGAAGCAATGAGAAATGTCGCCAAAGCAGTCTAGGGAAGCTATTGCTTTCAATATTACATGTAAAGCATCTGCAACTTGTTGAAGATCTACCGGTACACTAACTAAACAGCGGTATACTTACCTTCAATCCTTGTGTAAGGGTTCGGTCACCAGGTCCATGTGCCTTGAGCCAATTCTCGGCAATTACATCATTTCCAACGGCATCCTTGGCAACAGTACCGCCAGCTGAAGAACCTGAACTGTAATTTTTTTCCCCAGTCAGCTTAATATAGATGAAGAAACTGGGATTGAATAATAAAAAGCAGCACATTGGAATGGAAGGTTAAGAGTTAATTATCAAACTTTTGGATGCTACATGCAACAAGTAATGAGCAATATGATAGATTTTCTTCCCTTTCAATGAAACTTTAACATGTTCCTCTTTGAATCAACTGACATTTTAAGTTCAGAAGatagcttttaaaatttaaaccagTGTGACAAGGATGCAAAACTAAAGAATTGAGGCAAAATTCCAAACAGTAAGAAATAATCAATTCAGTACTCCTCCCCCAATGTTAGAAATGTGCAAATTTTTAACTTCCA of the Glycine max cultivar Williams 82 chromosome 13, Glycine_max_v4.0, whole genome shotgun sequence genome contains:
- the LOC100799420 gene encoding photosynthetic electron transfer C-like protein — protein: MASTTLSPTTPSQLCSGKSGIFSSSQALLVKPVKRQMMGKSKGLRIACQATSISADRVPDMGKRQLMNLLLLGAISLPTAGMLIPYTYFFVPPGSGSSAGGTVAKDAVGNDVIAENWLKAHGPGDRTLTQGLKGDPTYLVVEKDRTLATFAINAVCTHLGCVVPWNQAENKFICPCHGSQYNDQGRVVRGPAPLSLALAHCDIDDGKVVFVPWVETDFRTGDAPWWA